A segment of the Saccopteryx leptura isolate mSacLep1 chromosome 11, mSacLep1_pri_phased_curated, whole genome shotgun sequence genome:
TCCCCTGATGGACAGGAGCAACGGGATCCTTGGTAAGGCTGGGCCCTCACTCTGCAGAGCTCCCAGCCCTGGGCAGTCTAGGGGCACAGGACTGCCGCCATACAATGAAGTGCACACAGCAAGCTGACAGGGAGGATCTGCTGAGTAAATCCTAATTTCAAACGTTGGATGTTGTGGGGACATAATTATCCattatttattgtgtgtttaaATTTTCTCCTAAAGTGTAGCTTGTGTTGAAGTAAGCCAAGAGCCAGAAAGGAAGCAGGTTGAGAGACCCACTACTAGATTGAAGGATCAAGAACTGATGTAAAGGGAACATCAAGTCCTGCCTTTCATCTGTGAGTCTAAACAACCAGTGCATAAATTGCTTAAAGAGGTGCACACCAACTGTGTTACCCCTTGCAATGTGAAAGGACCTTCTGGTTCCTGCCTCCCTGCCAGAGCCCTGCATGGAatgtctccccaccccacccacccaggcTCACctgccctcacccctcccccgctATAGAATGTCTGGAGCCCTACATTCTGCCCTTTAAATTCAAACTACTACTTCCTTCATTTGGATGCTGAGCATCTGTTGGAGCAGGTTACTCTCCGATACCTACACTTGAATTTTGTCATTTTGGAGGCCAGTAGGCAGCAGTGGCCAGTGCCTCAGCCTGTGGGGATGACTTCAGAAGGAGGTAAGTGTATAGATTGGATTGGGGGAGTATTTTAGAGAACTTGGGATTCAAATGTGACACTTTCATGTGGGAAACAGTTTAAactgaagaagaggaaggagagggactgGACCTACTAGGGACCTGTCACCCAGGAGGACTGGCAGCCAATGGAAACCTGTGACATTAGAGGCCAAGAGGGCGCTTGAGAGGTTGATCAGGATGATTCAGAACAAAACCTGGCTGTAGGGAGAGGAGAGCAGCAGGCACATGGATTCTTTCTGAAGTGGAGACAGCCACTCACTGTGTGTAAGGGAGTAGTAGGTTTTGTTGTGTTGGTGGCACAGGAAGGGACATAAAAAACCATAGTCCTGTGGCCTGCTCTTCAGGCACCTGGACCTTGCCCATGATACCCTTCTAAGGGGTTTGAACTGTGTATACTAGGGCTAATGGGGGCATTGGTGAGAGGTGACCTCAGTCAGAAAATTGTCCAGAGGGGCTGCTGTGGGCAAGTCTACACTGAAAGATCCTCCCCCAGGGCTAGGCTGGAAGGTACTCCAACTGCTACAGCCCAGAGCTTCTCCACTCCTACCAGCCCAGAGCTCACACCTCCTCAGTCCACGGAGCTTTTTATCATCTTGGGTTCCAAAAAAACAGGGCAGCCATGTAACTGTCACAAATATAGGACTCACTTCCCCTAGTTGTCCTGAACATACACCTCTGTGCCTATTCAGGTTTTCAGACCTTCTCCCTCTGATCATGTATCTCACAGTACCTCAGCCCTGCCTTTTCCCTGTGAGATCAGGGTTTGCTCAAATTCCATGTCACTGCTTCACGGACAGAAAAACAGATGTGGGACATGGTGGGTTTTCCCATGGAACATCTGTGAAGGCAGATTTCTTTGCAAAAGGGACCAGGGGAGTAGCACAGAAGCAGAAAGGAGATCTTGTGTATCATAAGTAAATGTCCTGTGACACCTGTCCTGAGTAGTTAGGTGTCTGTGGTGCATAGCTCTTTCTCCTGGACTAGGGTGAGCTTCAGTTCCTCTGAACAGGGAGGTTTTCCAAATAGCTTTGTACTGTTTTCTCTCACCTAGTTTTTACTGGGTCCTCAATTTCCATTTTGGGGGGCCAGAAGGGAGAGGACCATGGACAGTCTACAGTCCCATGATGTATCTAACATAACTGCAACTGTGGAACTTTCTTGAAAATCCACTGACAACCTAAGTACTCTCCATTCCTTAGGCAGTTTCTCATTCTTTACAGCTTTCATCAGCTGTGAACTGACAGAAACTAAGGAACATAAAGACCCCTCTCCTTGGAACAGAGTTCCTGAGGGTAGCCATTAGTCTGAGAACTGGGGAAGGAGTGGCAGTGCTGGGCCCATGTTACGTGTTTGCGGTTGTTGGTTCTGACACCATGTGCACGCCATGCTGGGATGTTGTGTGATATTGGTAATAGTGGGTCTGGCGCCTTCTTCTGGAGAGCTATtactcaagtgtttttgtgtttttatgcaagaatacaaaacaaaaggaagtatAAAGAGGACAAGGGCCCTAATAGACTAGTCACTGCTTTTTCACAGGAGGTCCTTTGACTGTCTCCAAAGGACTGGAGAAAGTCGCTACTGCTAGTGTGTCTGCTTAGGGTCACGTGCCACAGAGCAGAATCTGCCGGTGCCATGAATGGCAAACAGCCTCTTTCTTACTCAGCAGGGTCGGTGTCAGGAAAGCCTAAGAGTCGTTACGTGTTTGCTGTTGTTGGTTCTGTCACCATGTGCATGCCCGGCTGGTGTGTGAAGTGTTATATGGGATTACTGGTGACTTCTTGTAAAGAGATATTACTCAAGTGTTTTTGTATTGTTGTgcaacactaagaaaaaaagagagcaatttttattgaggaaaaagaagaatgaggaggaggagaagggcccTAATATTGTAGACACTGCCTTTCAAAAAGACCCTTTGGGTATCTTGAAATTACCTTGGAGAATGTCGTGACTCCTGGTGTGTCTACCTAAGTTCATTTTCCACAGAGCAGATTTCTACCCGGTGCCATGTCTTGGAGACATCGTCTGACACGACAGGGTCAGGGTTGCCAGAATCACTATGGAGGATCTAAGACTCATACTGCTTGGGGCTGCTTCTTGGCAGACCATGGTCAGGAAGCCTTGGTGAACAGGGAGCATGCtctctattaaaataattatgaactGGACATCAGAGCATGACATTGATTAAGGACATTTATAATCTCCACTCTTTCCCCGATCCATATGGCCCATCCTGTTGAGACTCTCCACTCAGATTCCTCAGTGGCTACAGGGGACCCAGAGTGACTCGGTCCTATTTGCTGATTCTCCTCCCCCAGTCACCGCTTTTCCATGTTTGTCTCAACAGCCCCTGCAGTGCTGGTAGCGGATGTGACTGGGAACCCTGGTGCCTCCATGACTCCTTTCATGGCACTGCCATTGCCCAAGCCCACTACTGGCCCTGCACACCGGCCACCTTGGGAGCGGCCTCTGCCACCACTCATGACAACATCATTCCCTCCTGGCCACACCCTGGCGCTTCCTACCTTGCCCAGGACACCTGTAGTGGCAGGAGATGCTGGTCATGGCCCCATTAGAACAGGGGCTCAGAATATAATGGACCAGACCAAGTCAGAAGGGGGAGAACCACAGCCTACGTAGAATCACATCATTATCCTGACTCAGGCCCCCCTCAACTGGAGTGCTCCAggggccctgactgggggtgcTGTGTGTCCTGCTCCCCTTTTCTTGGAAGCCTCCACGGTGGAGATGATTGTACCCACCTTGGCTGTTGGCAGGGCCCAGGCCAGCGAGGGAGGCTGGTGTCACAGCCTTCCTCCTCAAGCTCCACCATCAGCTGCCCAGCTGGCCCCCATCATCCTCCCAGGGAACTCTGGGCCACAGTCTAACGGGGCATCCTGGGAGGGTGGCCTGGCCACCTCCCAAGCCAAGGCCTCGCTGGATGACTCTAAGAGCACCTACGAGAACTTCCAGCGTTGGCAGCGCTTCAAGGTGCTGGCCCGGAGGCACCTCCCTGAGAGTCCTGATGCAGACGCTCTTTCCTGCTTCCTCATGTGAGTGCTCCGGGCAGGGACATGGGGGCTCATTGGAGCTTTCACATGAAAGAGCTCACGGGGTGGACATGCAGGCCGGCTTATCCTGGGACACTGGAAGGAAAGTCTGAGGGTGGTGTCCCAGCTGTAGACTGTGAGTGGATGGTCAGTTTCAAGTCCACATTCATGATGGTAGGAATATGAAGCGATAACCTAGCTCAGAAAGCTGGTCTCACACACACGGACAGCTCCTCCCTCATCTGGTGGCACTCAGTTATGCCTTGGGCGGGGTGTGTGCTCAAAGAGCTGCGTGGGCTGAGTGGCTGAAGGCCGGGCTAGAGATTGTAACTGACTCTGAGGTCTTACAGGCCAACACTCCGGTCACTGTGTCGCCTGACGCCCACCATGACGCTGGAGGAGGGAATAGGGCAGGCCATGCAGGAATGGCACCGCAAAAGCAATTATGACCGGATGTTCTTCTATGATATGGCAGCAGAGTGAGTCGTGGTTCTGGGTCCTGACAATTGGGGTGAGGGCAATGGGAGGTGGGGTGTCGGCAGGGCAGTGTCTGGCTCTGATAGTGCTCATCAGAGAATACTCAGGGGAGGTTGTTTGTCAACACCTGATCCCCACAACTTAGAGGCCCTTCTTTCTACTGTAAACCTCTTTGTCATCCTCAGAGCATGGCTTCAGTTCTACATCCACTGTTGACTCTACCCTCCTATTATCTTTACCCTTCACCTGTTTGATATGAAGGCTTGGGACAGGCTTGGGTGAATGTGTTCAGAACAGAGGGACCAGACCAGAGGGCTGTGCGGGCAGTGAACTCACCTGCCACCTGCCGGCCTCCTCAGGGGCGCTGGCCCGGACAGCCCAAGGCACTTGCTCTCCTGTCTCTCCATCAGCTGCTGGCTGTGCTGGGCCCAGGCAGTCACCTTCTCAGCACAGCCTGTGTCTCCCTCCCCCCCGAACCAGGTTCATGGAGcttgagaaaaaagagaagcagaatCAGAAGGTGCAGTGGATGCAGGAGACTCAGGGCCCACCTCGTCCAGCCCCTCCAAGACCTGATTCCTGCGGGCTTCCAGCCCCCATGGCTGGCCCACAGCCAGGTAGGACAACTCTTCCCACAGGAGCTTACGCTCAAAGGGTTGGGGCTCAGGGCAGGCCACTGTCCCCATGTTGGTCCCCTTTCTTCTAGGGGCTTTGTTCTTTCAAAActcaaacaaaaaatacctatgAGGGCAAGCATGTCAGCTGCCCTTTTCCACCAGGGGCCTGAAGTGGTCAACATTCAtcacccctctcccacctccctgtcAAAGGACCAGCATTAAGTCTGCTAAGAAGCAGCCTGCTGGGGACCCTTGGAGATTCTATGGCTCCACACATCTTCCATTTACACTTGACACTTTTGGACGCCCCCTCTGACCTCACCCCTTCCACGATCACATGACTTCAGGGGGCATGGCACAGCCTCATGCATGTTAATGTCCCCACACAGCCCTCCCCAGCGCATGCTCAGAAGGGGAAGCAGGACTTGCtcattccctctcctcttccctctctccccagctTGTACTTCCAGCGTGGCCACACCTAAGGCCCAGGGCTCCCATGCACCCCAGGAGCTCCGGGGTACCCAGTCACCCTGTGACATCCCGCCTGAGGCTGTGCAGGAGTACATGGACATCATGGACGAGCTGGAGGGACTGACCCACTCAGCCACAGTGGAGCCCGGTGGAGAACgggaagaagacagaaaggagtcGCAGAAGCAAGAAAATGGGCCCTCCCAGGACCCAGACGTCATGAGCTACTTTAATCAGCTGTGTTCCCAGGAAGACTTTGCCAACAAGGTGGGCTGGCTCAGAGCTCTGGGGTCTGCAGGATTCCAGAGGGAGGAACTCTAACATCCAGACCTGGGTTCTGCCCAGGCGAATGGGATTAAGCTCTATTCTTCATTCCTGAGTTAGGTGCttgtgtgggtgtgagtgtgtcagtgtgtgtacatatgcatgTCGTGTGTACGTGTATGATGTATGTGGTTTATGTTGTATGTGCTCTCTGTGTACATAGGTGGGTGTGCCCTTGTATTGATATGTGTATGTGTTGTATGTgttcttgtgtatgtgtgtgtgtgtgtagatgatATGAATCACCTATGATGGTATGAATCACCCACATCATGTGAAAGGATGGAGTGGGTCCGAGCTTATTTACTTTTCCTCCAGGTCTTGCTGACTCATGGGTTTCTCACTGCTAAGGGTGCTTACagcctcttctttctgtctcaggTAGAAGAGGTCTTTGACCCTCATTTCCTGGCACAATTGCTGTCGCCAGAAGCATCCCTGGATCTCTTAGAACAAGTGGAGACATTGGAGCAGGAGGAAGGACTCACTCCCATCCAGGTGAGCCAGGGGAGGACGGGAACTTAGGAAGATGGAAGGGGGACTCCAAGTGTGTCACGAGAGGACAGGACCCCATGTGAGTTAGAGGAGGAGTGACAGGTGAATCAGGGAGAGAGGGACTACTGGTACAGTGGGGGAGGGGTAACCCCTGGGAGGGAGAACCCGGGTACACCTGGGAAAGGAGCAACCAAGAACAGGAGCACATGACTGCTCACCCCTGCTCTGCCTGTGGGCATGGCATGCTGAGAGTCTAGCTCTGGGATGAGTGCAGTGCAGGACGATAAGGAGGGGACTATAGAAAAAGGAGGGTGATAGgaaggagaggatggggaggcCCAAAGTAAGGGAAGGGCACAAAGCTGGGAATATGGTACAGAGGACAGCTGGGGAGCCAGGTATCTGCTTGGATTTGAGTCACATTGTCACCGCACTGCTTCCTCCTCCCCAGTGCCATTGTCCCACCATttattcctcctcctctctcacatGTGTGCCGAGTCATTCACTGTCCTTCTCATTATAGGGTGTGCAGGCACCCCAAAATCATGATGCACCTCGATTGGACCCCAGTTCTTCTGAGTCCCAGGACAGCCAGGAGGCCCAAAGACACAACCACAGCTACCAGCAGGGAGTCAATGACAACACCTGGCACCCAGAGACTGCCTTCAAGTACCGTCAAAGGCGCAGTCGAGCAGATGCCGCCCTGTCCAGGCCCACAGCCTTTGCTGTCTCTACAGGACAACAGGAGTGCCCTCCATACGACGCACAATGGCCCTGTTCTGCTCCCCAGGGTCACAGCACCACTTACTCTAGACTGGGACCCAGAGATGTCTCCACTCCCAGAGAGACCTCTCTTGTTAGGGAGTCACGTGGGCCAGTGGACAGGGCCAATGAGAATGAGGAGGACCTTCCCAACCTGGCCTTCCTCTTGGCCTCCCCTAAGAGCCTGCTGCCCTGCACACTCTCTCTGagtcctgtctctgcctctggctTTACCGATGGTGGACGGTGGGGGCTTCCGGGAGCTGCCCAGTCCCAGTTCCCTCAGAGACTAGGTCTCAGCCACACCGCTCCACAGGCTCCCAAGTGTAGGAAGAGGAAGTGTGACCAGTCTGTCACTGGGAGTTGGATGAAGCGGCCGTGCAGCCTGTATGGAGCAGCTGCCAGTCCCCTGCGGGCCTAGTCTAGATGTCACCTGGCTGTACCCACAAGGAGCCCCTGTCATCCCAGCGCTGATGCACTATTTTGTtaacatgggagggagggaggagggagggaggggaggagagcatTACCtttagggtgggggtgggacaggATGGTATAGAAGCAACATTTGGGGGCATTAAGTGTCAATTTTGAATAAAGGTGATTTAGTTTGAAAATTCTCTGTGGGCCACTGTCTACAAACTCAGGTTTGCGCTGCTTCTTGGGAAGGGGacctgagaggaaggaaggatgcAGGAGGTCACAGACACTATGGATCCACAGGTgacccttcctttttccttcagaTTGATCGGGACTATTTTTTACTACATCTGGGAGCACACGGCTCTCCAATCCCCTGGGACTCTCCCATCACTTCTACTCTCAAGGTCAGACTGGGTGAGGGGCCTCTGCAAGCCGCTAGGCAGCTGGGCTGGGCGCTTCTCAACATCTCCAGGGTTTCCTGTGTGAGTGTCCTGACCAGAGAGGGAAGGGCTGGCCTCAGTGACCGACTGTCTGCCTCTGTGCTTCGTTACAGAAGAGTCGTCTAGTCTCAGGGAGAGGACTGAATGTGGAGGGCGGTGGGGGCCGTGCAGCTGAGCAAAGGGTGAGAAGAGTGTGTGGGACACCTGTTAACGGTGCGTGCCTGAAAAATGACAGTGGGTGGAGACAATACCAAGTCCCTTGTGGGATTTCTGTGTGGGAGCATTTTGTCCCACTGTAGGGGGAGGATCCATCTGCTGTGGCTGGGGGACGGGGCAGGGACCACGGGTTTTCAAGGACACATCACAACTACTGTCCCTTCCCTCCCAACCTTAGCTAAACGCACAAATGTCAACATAGATTTATATTCACATGGGAAATAGTTTCCATTGGCAAACTGTGACCCAGTTTCACAAGCACAGCACAACCAGCAGGGACAATAGGGGCAAGGTGTGTGCCCCTCCAGggctgggaggagctggaggtccaggctgagggagggggcTTCGGTCACCCTGCTGTGGGCACTGGTACTGACTCCACAGTCGAAGCAGAAGATCTGAACTCCAGATATAAGAGTGAGATAAGCAAAGACTCAAGGACAAGAGGTGAGCCACAGAGATCCCTCTCCAAACAGTCATGCCCCAGGTCCAGTCAGATTCTCCGATCTCACATGGCCACACCCTGGACCTCATGCTCTTCCTTCCCAGCCAATGTCTATTCCCCATGTTTAAGTTCAGATTCCTCCCCTGGGTTCAGGCTGGGTTGGGACTGCTGAGCTACTTCATGCAAACATGTTGCCTAGAGCTGCAGTCCAACAGCAGTGATGGGATGGGGCTGAAGCCATCCAGTTCCACAGGTGACCTGGCTCTCTGCTGGCAACCCTCGAAGAGCTGGCGTGAGAATGGACTCGTATCAGGACCCTAACCAACCATAGCATCGCAGGTCAGGTCAGCCCACAGGTTCTCCTCTGCTGCTGCTCCTTTTGGGAGACGGCACCCATATCTCCCAAACCTCTGAGACATTTTTAAAGGAGACTTCTCATTTTGGCCACACTTTCCTTAGCTTCTGCCCCCTCCCTGTCCAGCTGGGCATTAACACAGAGAAATGGGCTCAGAGGTTGTGACAGAATCAGTGTATGTTCTGGGCTGATCCAAAAGCTGTGACCCTCATAAGTGAGCATCCTTTTCATGTGCCACCCAATGTGTCCCTGCCTAGGGTGGCAGGGAGTAGATATAAATGTGGAGGGTGAAGGACAGAGCCTGGACCCTTCATTCACTGGTGCAAATTAGTCCTGTAACTACTGTACTCTCAGAGACTTCATGGTGAAACAGGGAACACATCCCCCTCTCCGGACTGTTACAAATACTGAGAGATTCTGCTTAAAGGAAACTTCTTGCTCCATCCCTGTATGTGCTGGGTCCTCATCATTACAATCAGAGTCAACTGGGCCCTTGGGTGGTTCTGCGCCAGGCCTCACGCACCTGTTTCTGCCTTTTAAGCCCTTGTTTGGATGAACAGTTCCCAGAACAAGGCAGAACCTGTTCTCCCCCCCACCCGTAAGGTCTGTTTACCATGAAATCACCCTGAAGCCTGCAGTAAGGTCGACTGAAGGTCCATCACTACTTCAACCATGGATGACTCCAGCTCCATGGGCTATATGGAACCTTGTAGAGATTTGCACATTAGTCTTTATAAAATACTAGGGCAtggttttaagattctctctttggtatttcatgcaaatggaaatgaaatgaaaataataaaatttggggtagcaattcttatatcagacaaaacagactttaaaacaaaagctataatttaaaaaaagacatgacATAATGATTAAGATTTCCAGAGcatttcacccaaaagcagc
Coding sequences within it:
- the LOC136382895 gene encoding LOW QUALITY PROTEIN: NUT family member 2G-like (The sequence of the model RefSeq protein was modified relative to this genomic sequence to represent the inferred CDS: substituted 1 base at 1 genomic stop codon) — encoded protein: MNGKQPLSYSAGSVSGKPKSRYVFAVVGSVTMCMPGWCVKCYMGLLVTSSPAVLVADVTGNPGASMTPFMALPLPKPTTGPAHRPPWERPLPPLMTTSFPPGHTLALPTLPRTPVVAGDAGHGPIRTGAQNIMDQTKSEGGEPQPTXNHIIILTQAPLNWSAPGALTGGAVCPAPLFLEASTVEMIVPTLAVGRAQASEGGWCHSLPPQAPPSAAQLAPIILPGNSGPQSNGASWEGGLATSQAKASLDDSKSTYENFQRWQRFKVLARRHLPESPDADALSCFLMPTLRSLCRLTPTMTLEEGIGQAMQEWHRKSNYDRMFFYDMAAEFMELEKKEKQNQKVQWMQETQGPPRPAPPRPDSCGLPAPMAGPQPACTSSVATPKAQGSHAPQELRGTQSPCDIPPEAVQEYMDIMDELEGLTHSATVEPGGEREEDRKESQKQENGPSQDPDVMSYFNQLCSQEDFANKVEEVFDPHFLAQLLSPEASLDLLEQVETLEQEEGLTPIQGVQAPQNHDAPRLDPSSSESQDSQEAQRHNHSYQQGVNDNTWHPETAFKYRQRRSRADAALSRPTAFAVSTGQQECPPYDAQWPCSAPQGHSTTYSRLGPRDVSTPRETSLVRESRGPVDRANENEEDLPNLAFLLASPKSLLPCTLSLSPVSASGFTDGGRWGLPGAAQSQFPQRLGLSHTAPQAPKCRKRKCDQSVTGSWMKRPCSLYGAAASPLRA